The Agromyces mariniharenae genome includes a window with the following:
- a CDS encoding methyltransferase family protein: MTRIRAVYDNTPFPEGQAVGLVVDPVLDRVRPMPLPGSRALHLTAGLLALAAGFALDAWALMERRRRTAGEFRLEEPESLVTTGPYAWCRHPMYVGSWLIHLGVGVIRGSGWVAVTLPVGAIAEHLGALAEERALHRAFGEEWADYRERVPRYAGWPRRRGRATA, translated from the coding sequence ATGACGCGCATCCGTGCCGTCTACGACAACACCCCATTCCCGGAGGGCCAGGCGGTCGGCCTCGTCGTCGACCCCGTCCTCGACCGCGTCCGGCCGATGCCGTTGCCGGGTTCCCGGGCGCTGCACCTGACGGCGGGCCTCCTCGCGCTCGCCGCGGGCTTCGCGCTGGACGCGTGGGCGCTGATGGAGCGGCGACGTCGGACCGCGGGCGAGTTCCGGCTGGAGGAACCGGAATCGCTGGTCACCACCGGGCCGTACGCCTGGTGCCGGCACCCCATGTACGTCGGAAGCTGGCTCATCCACCTCGGAGTCGGCGTCATCCGCGGGTCGGGCTGGGTCGCGGTCACGCTGCCCGTGGGCGCGATCGCCGAGCACCTCGGCGCGCTCGCCGAGGAACGCGCGCTCCATCGCGCCTTCGGCGAGGAATGGGCGGACTACCGCGAGCGGGTGCCGCGGTACGCGGGGTGGCCGCGACGACGCGGGCGCGCTACGGCGTGA
- a CDS encoding RraA family protein, which produces MSIEIVPPTAAVADAALRLGVEARLAPVSLRSLLPTAPIAGPARPVTHLGSVDVLLETIDDAPPGTIMVVDNGGRLDEACVGDLMVLEAERAGLAGMVIWGLHRDTAQLREIGLPVFSLGACPYGPRRVPPAGRRMASAVLDGVTVGEDDHVFADDDGVLVVASVHVDALVETALAIQRTETAQADRMRRGESLRAQLDFAGYRARQAADPELTLRRHLTERGGAIEV; this is translated from the coding sequence ATGTCCATCGAGATCGTGCCGCCCACCGCCGCCGTCGCCGACGCCGCCCTCCGCCTCGGCGTCGAGGCGCGCCTGGCGCCCGTGTCGCTCCGTTCCCTGCTTCCGACCGCGCCGATCGCCGGGCCCGCCCGGCCGGTGACGCACCTCGGCAGCGTCGACGTGCTGCTCGAGACGATCGACGACGCACCGCCCGGCACGATCATGGTCGTCGACAACGGCGGCCGGCTCGACGAGGCGTGCGTCGGCGACCTCATGGTGCTCGAGGCCGAGCGCGCCGGGCTCGCGGGCATGGTGATCTGGGGCCTGCACCGCGACACCGCTCAGCTGCGCGAGATCGGGCTTCCCGTGTTCAGCCTCGGCGCGTGCCCGTACGGTCCGCGTCGGGTCCCGCCGGCCGGACGGCGGATGGCGTCCGCGGTGCTCGACGGCGTGACGGTGGGGGAGGACGACCACGTGTTCGCCGACGACGACGGCGTGCTCGTCGTGGCATCCGTGCACGTCGACGCGTTGGTCGAGACCGCGCTCGCGATCCAGCGGACCGAGACCGCGCAGGCCGATCGGATGCGCCGGGGGGAGAGCCTGCGCGCCCAGCTCGACTTCGCGGGCTACCGCGCGCGGCAGGCGGCCGACCCCGAGCTCACCCTGCGTCGGCACCTCACGGAACGCGGCGGCGCGATCGAGGTCTAG
- a CDS encoding TetR/AcrR family transcriptional regulator — protein sequence MARRGSYAKGIAKREEILTAALDVIARNGYRRTSVRELADAVGLSQAGLLHYFSSKEELFQEILRKRDEVDASAFESMHESPIEGFFAVIRHNSEVPGLVQLYAQVSTEAGDPDHPAREFFIERYKQFRAMFSQLIRDEQAAGRIDADLDADRIANLFLAAADGLQTQWMLDPSIDMADHVAYLWQLVTRA from the coding sequence ATGGCACGCAGGGGTTCGTACGCGAAGGGCATCGCGAAGCGCGAGGAGATCCTCACCGCGGCGCTCGACGTGATCGCCCGGAACGGCTATCGCCGCACCTCGGTGCGCGAGCTCGCCGACGCGGTGGGCCTCAGCCAGGCCGGGCTCCTGCACTACTTCTCCTCGAAGGAGGAGCTCTTCCAGGAGATCCTCCGCAAGCGCGACGAGGTCGACGCCTCCGCGTTCGAGAGCATGCACGAGTCGCCGATCGAGGGCTTCTTCGCCGTGATCCGGCACAACTCCGAGGTGCCCGGGCTCGTGCAGCTGTACGCGCAGGTGTCCACCGAGGCGGGTGATCCCGACCACCCGGCGCGCGAGTTCTTCATCGAGCGCTACAAGCAGTTCCGGGCGATGTTCTCGCAGCTCATCCGCGACGAGCAGGCTGCGGGCCGCATCGACGCCGACCTCGACGCCGACCGCATCGCCAACCTGTTCCTCGCCGCCGCCGACGGCCTGCAGACCCAGTGGATGCTCGATCCCTCGATCGACATGGCCGACCACGTCGCCTACCTCTGGCAGCTCGTCACGCGGGCCTGA
- a CDS encoding carboxylesterase/lipase family protein translates to MTQTGIEALVEVVTRAGRVRGRWRADAAGHRSAAFLGIPFAEPPVGERRFAAPMPKAPWDGVLDALEFGATAQRGDPGVTLIPEPSVPGESTLNVNVFTPSPSPAEPGDGLPVLVWIHGGGYFAGSPASTWYDGCAFNRDGVVTVTISYRLGFDGFGWIADAPMNRGALDWLLALEWVRDNVAAFGGDPDRVTIAGQSAGGGAVLTLLGMPRAQGLFHGVYAISGATADVAADRAERIGRRVAELGGVEPTRAGFSTLEPDRVIELQQQATTPDGDGASQLGALLEDGLALGPAVDGDLIPRPTHESIAAGVGAGIPLVLGATDDEFTMAFTPAKHKLRWIPASLALRRMGMPKATRRAWLAANRDVRSRGTAFVLGRYVTDRVFRTTIPQVAGLRADAPTWVYRFAWRSPAFAASVHRLDVPFFFDCLDSERVEPLAGPNPPQALADAVHSAAVAFVTRGDPGWARWTDAARVIRVWDEPRIVDRRDGYAEVAALLDA, encoded by the coding sequence GTGACCCAGACCGGCATCGAGGCCCTCGTCGAGGTCGTCACCCGGGCGGGCCGCGTGCGCGGCCGATGGCGGGCGGATGCCGCGGGCCACCGCTCTGCGGCCTTCCTCGGCATCCCGTTCGCCGAGCCGCCCGTCGGCGAGCGCCGCTTCGCGGCGCCGATGCCGAAGGCGCCGTGGGACGGCGTGCTCGACGCCCTCGAGTTCGGCGCGACCGCGCAGCGCGGCGACCCCGGCGTGACGCTCATCCCCGAGCCGTCGGTGCCGGGCGAGTCGACGCTGAACGTGAACGTCTTCACGCCGTCGCCGTCGCCGGCCGAGCCCGGCGATGGGCTCCCGGTGCTCGTCTGGATCCACGGCGGCGGATACTTCGCCGGCTCGCCCGCGAGCACCTGGTACGACGGGTGCGCCTTCAACCGCGACGGCGTCGTCACCGTGACGATCTCCTACCGGCTCGGGTTCGACGGGTTCGGCTGGATCGCCGACGCGCCGATGAACCGTGGCGCGCTCGACTGGCTGCTCGCGCTCGAGTGGGTGCGCGACAACGTCGCGGCGTTCGGCGGCGACCCCGATCGCGTCACGATCGCCGGACAGTCCGCCGGTGGCGGCGCGGTGCTCACGCTGCTCGGGATGCCGCGCGCCCAGGGCCTGTTCCACGGCGTGTACGCGATCTCGGGCGCCACCGCCGACGTCGCGGCCGATCGCGCCGAGCGGATCGGCCGCCGGGTCGCCGAGCTCGGCGGCGTCGAGCCGACGCGCGCCGGCTTCTCGACGCTCGAACCCGACCGGGTCATCGAGCTGCAGCAGCAGGCGACGACGCCCGACGGCGACGGCGCGTCCCAGCTCGGCGCGCTGCTCGAGGACGGACTGGCCCTCGGACCGGCGGTCGACGGCGACCTCATCCCGCGCCCGACGCACGAATCGATCGCCGCCGGCGTCGGCGCGGGCATCCCGCTCGTGCTCGGCGCCACCGACGACGAGTTCACGATGGCGTTCACCCCCGCGAAGCACAAGCTGCGCTGGATCCCGGCGAGCCTGGCGCTGCGCCGCATGGGCATGCCGAAGGCGACGAGGAGGGCGTGGCTCGCCGCGAACCGCGACGTGCGCTCCCGCGGCACGGCGTTCGTGCTCGGGCGCTACGTCACCGACCGCGTGTTCCGCACGACGATCCCCCAGGTCGCCGGACTGCGCGCGGATGCCCCGACCTGGGTCTACCGCTTCGCCTGGCGTTCGCCGGCGTTCGCGGCATCCGTGCACCGCCTCGACGTGCCGTTCTTCTTCGACTGCCTCGACTCGGAGCGCGTCGAGCCGCTCGCCGGCCCCAATCCGCCGCAGGCGCTCGCCGACGCGGTGCATTCCGCGGCCGTCGCGTTCGTCACGCGGGGCGACCCCGGCTGGGCGCGATGGACCGACGCCGCGCGGGTCATCCGCGTGTGGGACGAGCCCAGGATCGTCGACCGGCGCGACGGCTACGCGGAGGTCGCGGCACTCCTCGACGCCTGA
- a CDS encoding ROK family transcriptional regulator gives MTNVGETSVPTSTGPLGVHREHSALVLEHLVTHGSATRSELAHATGLGRGAIAGLTARLIEAGIVRPAEQDPTGDGRATPLSLAAADHVVVTTVLRVDEAVATVASLSGDELARFDVPIVVVDDVAVPDDAPPAPRAPSASALALDANGIALARALAWAERAGRPIADVTVLVDGAVAGTPAVVVNDGRLGAEPVDVLGELRARVPGLRPVESVLLLPLTLQSAAVAAAVAERAELPGVDDVLFVSGDTGVTAAVVTGGAPLRGAHGLAATFGHLPVLQDGVRCECGQRGCLATVAAADVVLARAGLDHLAATRGHTAALEELVTRIAAAEDRARWSWLDAAHWIGRALQLVTPTVDPAVVVVGGYWGRLVADIDTAYRSNRPTIGGGALEAIPAIAAARVGADAALVGARWQARERLLAEPLLLAG, from the coding sequence ATGACGAACGTCGGCGAGACATCCGTTCCCACGTCGACCGGCCCCCTGGGCGTGCATCGGGAGCACTCCGCCCTCGTCCTCGAACACCTCGTGACCCACGGCAGCGCCACACGCAGCGAGCTCGCCCATGCGACGGGCCTCGGGCGCGGTGCGATCGCCGGGCTCACTGCGCGACTCATCGAGGCGGGCATCGTGCGTCCGGCCGAGCAGGACCCGACGGGCGACGGTCGCGCGACCCCGCTCTCGCTCGCCGCGGCCGACCACGTCGTCGTGACGACCGTGCTCCGCGTCGACGAGGCGGTGGCGACCGTGGCCAGCCTCTCGGGCGACGAGCTCGCCCGGTTCGACGTCCCGATCGTCGTGGTCGACGACGTCGCCGTCCCCGATGACGCGCCGCCCGCACCCCGTGCGCCCTCGGCGTCGGCACTCGCCCTCGACGCGAACGGCATCGCGCTCGCCCGGGCCCTCGCCTGGGCCGAGCGCGCCGGGCGCCCGATCGCCGACGTCACGGTGCTCGTCGACGGCGCGGTCGCGGGCACCCCGGCGGTGGTCGTGAACGACGGCCGGCTCGGCGCCGAACCCGTCGATGTGCTCGGCGAGCTGCGTGCCCGCGTGCCCGGCCTCAGGCCCGTCGAGTCGGTGCTCCTCCTGCCCCTCACGCTGCAGTCCGCGGCCGTCGCGGCCGCGGTCGCCGAACGCGCCGAGCTGCCCGGCGTCGACGACGTGCTCTTCGTCTCGGGCGACACGGGCGTGACCGCCGCGGTCGTCACCGGCGGGGCGCCGTTGCGCGGCGCACACGGACTCGCCGCGACCTTCGGGCACCTGCCCGTGCTGCAGGACGGCGTGCGCTGCGAGTGCGGCCAGCGCGGATGCCTCGCGACGGTCGCCGCGGCCGACGTCGTGCTGGCGCGCGCGGGCCTCGACCACCTCGCCGCGACGCGCGGGCACACGGCCGCACTCGAGGAGCTCGTCACGCGCATCGCCGCGGCCGAGGATCGGGCGCGCTGGTCGTGGCTCGACGCCGCGCACTGGATCGGCCGCGCGCTGCAGCTGGTCACGCCGACCGTGGATCCCGCCGTGGTCGTGGTCGGCGGCTACTGGGGCCGGCTCGTCGCCGACATCGACACGGCGTACCGCTCGAACCGGCCCACCATCGGCGGCGGCGCGCTCGAGGCGATACCCGCCATCGCGGCGGCGCGGGTCGGCGCGGATGCCGCGCTCGTGGGCGCGCGCTGGCAGGCGCGTGAGCGGCTGCTCGCCGAGCCGCTGCTCCTGGCCGGCTGA
- a CDS encoding polyprenol monophosphomannose synthase — protein sequence MAGTLVVIPTYNERESLADTIARVRAAVPEASVLVVDDSSPDGTGELADELAAADGAVHVLHRRTKDGLGAAYLEAFGWALDRGFDPIVQLDADGSHLPEQLPRLLAALEPTDAAGGADLVIGSRWIPGGSIENWPRHRELLSRWGSAYARMVLRLDTRDATAGYRAFRADALRRIRLEDVHTRGYGFQVDMLWHAREAGLTVVEVPVTFVERRHGRSKMSPAIVVEATLRVTGWGLRSLFGHRPQPASNSGSAGRSRT from the coding sequence ATGGCCGGCACACTCGTCGTGATACCGACCTACAACGAGCGCGAGAGCCTCGCCGACACGATCGCCCGCGTGCGCGCGGCCGTGCCCGAGGCATCCGTGCTCGTGGTCGACGACAGCTCGCCCGACGGAACGGGCGAGCTGGCCGACGAGCTCGCCGCCGCCGACGGCGCCGTGCACGTGCTGCACCGGCGCACGAAGGACGGGTTGGGCGCGGCCTACCTCGAAGCGTTCGGCTGGGCGCTCGATCGCGGATTCGACCCGATCGTGCAGCTCGACGCCGACGGGTCGCACCTGCCAGAGCAACTGCCCCGGTTGCTCGCGGCGCTCGAGCCGACGGATGCCGCGGGCGGCGCCGACCTCGTGATCGGCTCGCGCTGGATCCCGGGCGGGTCCATCGAGAACTGGCCGCGTCACCGGGAGCTGCTCTCGCGATGGGGGAGCGCCTATGCGCGCATGGTGCTGCGGCTCGACACGCGCGACGCCACGGCCGGGTACCGGGCGTTCCGCGCCGACGCGCTGCGCCGCATCCGCCTGGAGGACGTGCACACCCGCGGCTACGGGTTCCAGGTCGACATGCTCTGGCACGCACGCGAGGCGGGCCTCACGGTCGTCGAGGTGCCCGTGACGTTCGTCGAGCGTCGACACGGGCGCTCGAAGATGAGCCCGGCGATCGTGGTCGAGGCGACCCTGCGCGTCACCGGATGGGGCCTGCGGTCGCTGTTCGGGCACCGGCCGCAGCCGGCGAGCAACAGCGGGTCGGCCGGGCGCTCGCGCACGTGA
- a CDS encoding DUF4097 family beta strand repeat-containing protein: MNRMLRAAVAAAATVLVASALGGCAFLTPAEQFRDTTTVEDAIATIQIADNQGSVTVRGVEGATQTTVARQVSYRGERPEGETHAVEGDTLELRGCGRRCSVDYTIDVPAGVDVRGQTSNGAIKLSAVGAVEVGTSNGRIELEDVQGAVDVETSNGRIEGEGLNGDGIRAETSNGAIDLELGTPQDVEARTSNGSIELSVPADSYRITTETSNGGTDIGVANDPDGRFTLDLRTSNGSITVEED, translated from the coding sequence ATGAACCGGATGCTCCGTGCTGCCGTGGCGGCAGCGGCCACCGTCCTCGTCGCGAGCGCGCTGGGCGGGTGCGCGTTCCTCACCCCGGCCGAGCAGTTCAGGGACACCACGACCGTCGAGGACGCGATCGCCACCATCCAGATCGCCGACAACCAGGGCAGCGTCACCGTCCGCGGGGTCGAGGGCGCGACGCAGACGACCGTGGCGCGCCAGGTCTCGTACCGCGGCGAGCGGCCCGAGGGAGAGACCCACGCCGTGGAGGGCGACACGCTCGAGCTCCGCGGCTGCGGGCGCCGGTGCTCGGTCGACTACACGATCGACGTGCCCGCGGGCGTCGACGTGCGCGGGCAGACCTCGAACGGGGCGATCAAGCTCAGCGCCGTCGGTGCGGTCGAGGTCGGCACGAGCAACGGCCGCATCGAGTTGGAGGACGTGCAGGGAGCTGTCGACGTCGAGACGTCGAACGGCCGCATCGAGGGCGAAGGACTCAACGGCGACGGCATCCGCGCCGAGACGTCGAACGGCGCCATCGACCTCGAACTCGGCACGCCGCAGGACGTCGAGGCCCGCACCTCGAACGGATCGATCGAGCTCAGCGTGCCCGCCGACAGCTACCGGATCACCACCGAGACGTCGAACGGCGGGACCGACATCGGCGTCGCGAACGATCCCGACGGCCGATTCACGCTCGACCTGCGCACCTCGAACGGGTCGATCACCGTCGAGGAGGACTGA
- the rocD gene encoding ornithine--oxo-acid transaminase, with the protein MKTTTHNRLIDDADAAVRAEGSGVAGRLRGEPSARTAAAIRVEDEHAAHNYHPLPVVVAAGEGAWVTDVEGRRYLDCLAAYSAVNFGHGNPRLVAAAREQLDRITLTSRAFHNDRLGPFVTELAALCGKDMVLPMNTGAEAVESAIKVARAWGYRVKGVAPDAANIIVMAGNFHGRTTTIVSFSDDPDAHDDFGPYTPGFRMVPYGDAAAIEAAIDDSTVAVLVEPIQGESGIIVPPADFLPDVRRITRERDVLLIADEIQSGLGRVGATFACDLVGVVPDLYLLGKALGGGIVPVSAVVGDRDVLGVLRPGQHGSTFGGNPLAAAVGLEVVRMLATGEPQARARELGDHLHARLERLVGHGVVALRGAGLWAGIDIDPAVATGREACEALMRRGVLAKDTHGSTIRLAPPIVVEPGDLDWAVDQLEAALADLRGA; encoded by the coding sequence ATGAAGACCACCACTCACAACCGCTTGATCGACGACGCGGACGCGGCCGTCCGAGCCGAAGGCTCGGGTGTGGCCGGGCGTCTACGGGGGGAGCCTTCGGCTCGGACGGCCGCGGCCATCCGCGTGGAGGACGAGCACGCGGCCCACAACTACCACCCGCTGCCGGTCGTCGTCGCCGCGGGCGAGGGCGCCTGGGTGACCGACGTCGAGGGCCGGCGGTACCTCGACTGCCTCGCGGCCTACTCCGCGGTGAACTTCGGGCACGGCAACCCGCGCCTCGTCGCCGCGGCGCGCGAACAGCTCGACCGCATCACGCTCACGAGCCGCGCGTTCCACAACGACCGGCTCGGGCCGTTCGTCACCGAGCTCGCCGCGCTCTGCGGCAAGGACATGGTGCTGCCCATGAACACGGGCGCCGAGGCCGTCGAGTCGGCGATCAAGGTCGCGCGCGCGTGGGGCTACCGCGTGAAGGGCGTGGCGCCGGATGCCGCGAACATCATCGTGATGGCGGGCAATTTCCACGGGCGCACCACGACGATCGTCTCGTTCAGCGATGACCCCGATGCGCACGACGACTTCGGCCCGTACACCCCGGGCTTCCGGATGGTGCCCTACGGGGACGCGGCCGCGATCGAGGCGGCGATCGACGACAGCACCGTCGCGGTGCTCGTCGAGCCGATCCAGGGCGAGTCGGGCATCATCGTGCCGCCCGCGGACTTCCTCCCCGACGTGCGGCGCATCACGCGCGAGCGCGACGTGCTGCTCATCGCCGACGAGATCCAGTCGGGCCTCGGGCGCGTCGGCGCCACGTTCGCGTGCGACCTCGTCGGCGTCGTGCCCGACCTCTACCTGCTCGGCAAGGCGCTCGGCGGCGGCATCGTGCCCGTGTCGGCCGTCGTCGGCGACCGCGACGTGCTGGGCGTGCTGCGGCCCGGCCAGCACGGCTCGACCTTCGGCGGCAATCCGCTCGCCGCGGCGGTCGGCCTCGAGGTCGTGCGCATGCTCGCGACGGGCGAGCCGCAGGCGCGTGCCCGCGAGCTGGGAGACCACCTGCATGCACGACTCGAGCGCCTGGTCGGGCACGGCGTGGTCGCGCTGCGCGGGGCGGGGCTCTGGGCGGGCATCGACATCGACCCCGCCGTCGCGACCGGGCGGGAGGCGTGCGAGGCGCTGATGCGGCGCGGCGTGCTCGCGAAGGACACGCACGGCTCGACGATCCGGCTCGCGCCGCCCATCGTCGTGGAGCCCGGCGACCTCGACTGGGCGGTCGACCAGCTCGAGGCGGCACTCGCCGACCTGCGGGGCGCATGA
- the ddaH gene encoding dimethylargininase gives MSTVIETEEQAAARPERRPTGRSVLMCRPEHFTVVYRINPWMNPAEPTDTDVALAQWQALYDTYLELGYDVHLIDPIAGLPDMVYAANGGFVIDGIAYGAKFTHPERQPEGPAYMEWFREQGFDVREPEEVNEGEGDFLLVGDVILAGTGFRSDSQSHQELERIFGREVVTLRLVDPSFYHLDTAVAVLDGTPGREHIAYLPSAFDGASLAVLQERFPDAIIVNETDAAVLGLNSYSDGYNVVIASRATDFERQLREHGYNPIGVDLSELLLGGGGVKCCTLELRR, from the coding sequence ATGTCGACCGTGATCGAGACCGAGGAACAGGCGGCCGCGCGGCCCGAGCGGCGCCCCACCGGGCGCAGCGTGCTGATGTGCCGCCCCGAGCACTTCACGGTCGTCTACCGGATCAACCCGTGGATGAACCCCGCCGAGCCGACCGACACCGATGTCGCGCTGGCGCAGTGGCAGGCACTCTACGACACGTACCTCGAGCTCGGCTACGACGTGCACCTCATCGACCCGATCGCGGGGCTGCCCGACATGGTCTACGCCGCGAACGGCGGGTTCGTGATCGACGGCATCGCGTACGGCGCGAAGTTCACCCACCCCGAGCGCCAGCCCGAGGGACCCGCGTACATGGAGTGGTTCCGCGAGCAGGGCTTCGACGTGCGCGAGCCCGAGGAGGTGAACGAGGGCGAGGGCGACTTCCTCCTCGTCGGCGACGTCATTCTCGCCGGCACGGGCTTCCGCAGCGACTCGCAGTCGCACCAGGAGCTCGAGCGCATCTTCGGCCGCGAGGTCGTCACCCTCCGCCTCGTGGACCCCAGCTTCTACCACCTCGACACGGCGGTCGCCGTGCTCGACGGCACGCCCGGCCGCGAGCACATCGCCTACCTGCCGAGCGCGTTCGACGGGGCATCCCTCGCCGTGCTGCAGGAGCGCTTCCCCGACGCCATCATCGTGAACGAGACGGATGCCGCGGTGCTCGGCCTCAACTCGTACAGCGACGGCTACAACGTCGTGATCGCGTCGCGCGCCACCGACTTCGAGCGGCAGCTGCGCGAGCACGGCTACAACCCGATCGGCGTCGACCTCTCCGAGCTGCTGCTCGGCGGGGGCGGCGTCAAGTGCTGCACCCTGGAGCTGCGCCGATGA
- a CDS encoding LLM class F420-dependent oxidoreductase, translating to MPDDSRVRLGIQVQPQHAHYPAIRDTVLRLEDLGVDIVFNWDHFFPLSGDREGLHFEAWTMLGAWAEQTERVEFGTLVSCNSYRNADLQADMARTLDHISAKDGVGRFIFGTGSGWFERDYDEYGYEFGTPGTRLNALAKALPRVEARWAKLNPAPTRKIPVMIGGKGEQKTLKIVARHADIWHSFVSPDQLGHKLDVLKRWGDEVGRDVSEITVSNELTRRHVDLDYAEALYDAGVRLFTLGVSGPDYDLSAVPEWLAWRDAKNG from the coding sequence ATGCCCGACGACTCCCGCGTGCGCCTCGGAATCCAGGTGCAGCCGCAGCACGCCCACTATCCCGCCATCCGCGACACCGTCCTGCGCCTCGAGGACCTCGGCGTCGACATCGTCTTCAACTGGGACCACTTCTTCCCGCTCTCCGGCGACCGCGAGGGCCTGCACTTCGAGGCGTGGACCATGCTCGGCGCGTGGGCCGAGCAGACCGAGCGCGTGGAGTTCGGCACGCTCGTGAGCTGCAACTCGTACCGCAACGCCGACCTGCAGGCCGACATGGCCCGCACCCTCGACCACATCTCGGCGAAGGACGGCGTCGGCCGGTTCATCTTCGGCACGGGCTCGGGCTGGTTCGAGCGCGACTACGACGAGTACGGCTACGAGTTCGGTACGCCGGGCACGCGCCTGAACGCACTCGCCAAGGCCCTGCCTCGGGTCGAGGCCCGCTGGGCGAAGCTGAACCCCGCGCCGACTCGCAAGATCCCGGTGATGATCGGCGGCAAGGGCGAGCAGAAGACCCTGAAGATCGTGGCACGGCACGCCGACATCTGGCACTCGTTCGTCTCGCCCGACCAGCTCGGCCACAAGCTCGACGTGCTGAAGCGCTGGGGCGACGAGGTCGGCCGCGACGTGTCGGAGATCACGGTGTCGAACGAGCTCACCCGCCGCCACGTCGACCTCGACTACGCCGAGGCGCTGTACGACGCCGGCGTGCGGCTGTTCACCCTGGGTGTCTCGGGCCCCGACTACGACCTGTCGGCAGTGCCCGAGTGGCTCGCATGGCGCGACGCGAAGAACGGCTGA
- a CDS encoding APC family permease, giving the protein MSQAAIPATDVGTDAAPKLKRVLGVPSLVLFGLVYMVPLTVFTTYGIVTELTGGRVAVSYVITLVAMLFTARSYARMSVAYPYAGSAYVYTQRSFGGAVGFLAGWSLMLDYLFLPMINYLVIGIYLEAAFPAVPAWVFILASIVIVTVLNVIGIVSVARANVVIIAVQAVFIGAFVVFGLASLSGQQVDPLAPFVGDGSVEGPGVLFAGAAVLCLSFLGFDSVSTLAEEAKEPTRSVPRAIMITTIAAGVIFIGLSYLAQLVFPSNEFTDVDSAALDVMQTAGGEFLAVFFTAAYVAGAAGSALTSQASVSRIIYAMGRDGVLPKRVFGRLSARFKTPVVAVLCVSVVSLLAIWIDLGLLAGMISFGALVAFSVVNLSVIKHYYVDRRERAGIQVLRNLVLPLIGFALTVWLWTSLSVETFIVGLSWLAIGVVLLAIVTRGFRRPTPMLDLKE; this is encoded by the coding sequence ATGTCCCAGGCCGCGATCCCCGCCACCGACGTCGGAACGGATGCCGCGCCCAAGCTCAAGCGAGTCCTCGGCGTTCCGTCGCTGGTGCTCTTCGGACTCGTCTACATGGTGCCGCTCACGGTGTTCACCACCTACGGCATCGTCACCGAGCTGACCGGCGGCCGTGTCGCCGTCTCGTACGTCATCACGCTCGTCGCCATGCTGTTCACGGCGCGCTCCTACGCCCGCATGTCGGTCGCCTACCCGTACGCCGGCTCGGCGTACGTCTACACGCAACGCAGCTTCGGCGGCGCGGTCGGGTTCCTCGCCGGCTGGTCGCTCATGCTCGACTACCTGTTCCTGCCGATGATCAACTACCTCGTGATCGGCATCTACCTCGAGGCGGCCTTCCCGGCCGTGCCCGCGTGGGTGTTCATCCTCGCGTCGATCGTCATCGTCACCGTGCTGAACGTGATCGGCATCGTCTCGGTGGCGCGGGCGAACGTCGTGATCATCGCCGTGCAGGCCGTGTTCATCGGCGCGTTCGTCGTCTTCGGCCTCGCGTCGCTCTCGGGGCAGCAGGTCGACCCGCTCGCGCCGTTCGTCGGCGACGGATCCGTGGAGGGCCCGGGCGTGCTGTTCGCGGGCGCCGCCGTGCTGTGCCTGTCGTTCCTCGGCTTCGACTCGGTCTCGACGCTCGCAGAGGAGGCGAAGGAGCCGACCCGCTCGGTGCCGCGCGCCATCATGATCACCACGATCGCGGCCGGCGTGATCTTCATCGGGCTGTCGTACCTCGCGCAGCTCGTGTTCCCGTCGAACGAGTTCACCGACGTGGACTCGGCCGCGCTCGACGTCATGCAGACGGCGGGCGGCGAGTTCCTCGCGGTGTTCTTCACGGCGGCGTACGTCGCGGGCGCGGCGGGCTCGGCGCTCACCTCGCAGGCGTCGGTGTCGCGCATCATCTACGCGATGGGTCGCGACGGCGTGCTGCCGAAGCGGGTCTTCGGCCGCCTCTCGGCGCGGTTCAAGACCCCGGTCGTCGCCGTGCTGTGCGTCTCGGTGGTCTCGCTGCTCGCGATCTGGATCGACCTCGGCCTGCTCGCCGGCATGATCAGCTTCGGCGCGCTCGTCGCGTTCTCGGTCGTGAACCTCTCGGTCATCAAGCACTACTACGTCGACCGCAGGGAGCGCGCCGGCATCCAGGTGCTGCGCAACCTCGTGCTGCCGCTCATCGGCTTCGCGCTCACGGTGTGGCTGTGGACGAGCCTCTCGGTCGAGACGTTCATCGTGGGCCTCTCGTGGCTCGCGATCGGCGTCGTGCTCCTCGCGATCGTGACGCGCGGGTTCCGGCGTCCGACGCCGATGCTCGACCTGAAGGAGTAG